TGTTATAAATGGATCGTCAGCGTGTATATTTTTCACTTGCTCAAAAAACATATTATACAAATCCATACGAGGGTCAATGGAATTTCGAGCTCAACGTAGATCGACAAGCATTGGATGTCTTCGAAAAAATATTTCAACAAATGCAACTATTAGAAATTGCGAATGGATGGCGTGCGCAATTACCTTATTTGCAATATCATTTGGACAGAGAAAATGACGAATTAGATTTACGGTTAAAGAAAATTTACGCACTCATTCACGAATATGGAGATGACGATACAAAGGAATTTGTAGAACAGCTTCCATATTTCAATAAACGTGTCTAGCTTTTTATGCTAGACATTTTTTATCTTAAATATTTTATTTTAGAAATAGTAATTGGAAAATGATTTCTATAAAAATAATGGCAAGCGTACCAATACTAACTATAGCCATTTTTATTTGAATGTTGTTTTCAAGTGTAGTTATATTACAAACAGAACAGCTTAACGCGACTCTAGAAGGGTTTACCATTGTCATTAATGATGAACTAACATTTTGGATACAAGCGAGTAAAGTGGGAGAAGCTCCAATCTGTATCGCAGTTTCTGTTTGTAATCGAATAAACATCGTATTTGAAGCCGTATTACTACCAGTTAAAAAACCCCCCGTAGCGCCAATTAAAGGTGTAATGAATATAAAAAGTGAACCAAAAGAATGTGCAGCAGTTAAAGATAGTAGCTGAATCATCTTTGCCTCTGACATCATTTCTGAAACAACAATATATAAAAAAGTAGTAAGCAATACTGGGTAACATTTATTGATTGTTAATTTAATGCTATCGATTATTGATGCGCTATTTAAACGGAATAATATACATGTAAAAAGACAAACAATGAAGAGAAAAAATCCAGGCGAATATAAAAAAGATAACTGAAAATGATAAGACTTTATTGTTACGGTAAATAGGTGAGTTAAAAAATCTTTAATGGGCGGAATGGTTCTTGAAATGAACAATAAAACGATTAACAGCAAATATGGAGAAATATTTTTTAACAATGCATTAGAACGATGCTGATTGCTCCTATTGTGTAAAGTAATCATCATAAAAATTGTTATGATAACTGTTAATGACCCAACTAAACCTGCAAGCTCGACACTGATGAAGCGATTACAAATCCACACGCTTAAACCTAATAGCAATCCAATCCATAGTATTTGCAATTGTTTCTTTTTCATTGCTTTTTTTCCCACTCCAATATAAGTAACTAAAAAGGCGAAATAAATATAAATAGGGATACACAGAAGGGCACTACCAACACCTAAATCCTCTAAGGGAATGTTTCCTAATGATGCACCAATCATTGTGCCCATCGCTAACGTCCCCCAAGGAATTATACATAAACTAATTAATGCAATGAGGGAAGATTGGATCGCATTAAATTTTAAAGCTATTAAAATAGGTGCAATAACAATTACCGCTAAGCCAAAGCCACTAACAGATTCAATTAAAGGTGAAAGCCCTAAAGCTAATAACAACACTTGATACGTTTTGTCATCGGTAGAGGTGGCGATGGCAGTAGCTATTTTTTGTATCGCTCCTGATTTCTCCATTAAATGAAATAATAAAATGCCAAAAAATAAAATATAAATTACTGGCACTGTTGTAAGAAAACTTTTGATGAAAGGTTTAGGAAGCAACACGACGCTGGTGTGAAATACAGGAGAAATAGCGATAACGGTTGTAAGTATGCAAGCGACAGTGCCAGTAAAAATAGAAGATTTTTTTAAAATGAATATCATAAATAAAATACTAATTAAAGGTAATAGTGCTAAAACGACTTTTATCATTGAACAACACTCCTATGTACTATTTATTCGCTTTAGTATATTTTATTTTCACTAAAGTGTAAATATGTAATGTTGGTTATTTTTTCTGTATTGAGGGGAACCATCTTATAAGTTGATTGTTGTAGATAATGTACAATATCATAGTAGAAGGGCAATCTCTGAAATAAAAATTTCACTAAAGTAAAAATAATAGTAGGACGAACAATAACGAAGTAGTGAGAGGAGCTTTTATAATGGGATTTGGAAAGCAAGTAAATGCTATTAGAAAAAAAAATAAGATGACATTACAGGAGCTTTCAGTCGTAAGTAACGTGAGTGCCTCGATGCTATCTCAAATTGAAAGAGAAGAAAAAAATCCAACGATTCAAATAGCTTGTCAAATTGCGGAGGCATTAAATACAACGCTTTCTGCTTTGTTAGATCAACAGGAAAAAAGGGATATTGTAGTTATAAGAAAAGATGAACGCCCAATATATGTCGACGAAAAGTCTGGGTTTCAACGTCATTTATTATCACCTTCCGTTCCTTCTAGAGGCATTGAGTTTGTTTTAAATATCATTCCAGCCAATAAAGAATCGGGTATATTTCCTGCACATAAATCAGGCGTAAAAGAGTATATTTTTGTTAAAAGCGGGAAGTTACGTGTTGAATTAGGACGCGGCACTTTTTATGAAGAATTAGCAGCAGGGGATTCCTTCTTTTTTGAAGCGGATACAGAGCATCGATTTATCAATATAACAAATGAAGAATGTCACTATTTCCTTGTAATTGATTCCTCGCAGTATATGAAATAAAGTCAGCAGAACGTAATGAATACATTCGTTACAATATAATAATAGGAGTGGAATGGAATGTTTTCATTTACAGATTTAAATGGTTTTCAAGTCGATTTAAGCTTTACAAGAGGTGAGTTTGAAGTTGAGCCAAAGCATGTACTTATCTTTTTAAAGCATAAAAATAAATGGTTATGCACGATTCATAAGCGTCGTGGCGTAGAAGTTCCAGGTGGTAAGGTAGAACCTGGCGAAACATTAGAACAAGCTGCTGTTAGAGAAGTATTTGAAGAAACAGGTGTACATGTGAAAAATCTTCGTTGGTTCGCAGAATACGCTGTCCATGGTGAACTATTGTTTTGTAAAACAGTCTTTACTGCGCAATTTGTAAGTCAGGAGAAGGTAGAGTTTGACTTGGAGACATCGGGAATGGTCTGGCTAACTGATGAAGAGTTTGTAAGTCACCAAAATTTAAGCTTTCATATGAAGGACGAAGGCATGCAAAAAATGCTAGAGGAGCTGAAGCGTTATGACGATCAATGGTGAAATAGTTGAAAAACGTCCATACCCTTCACCGAATCCAGCTATTCGTTTATCAGAAATTACTTATTTATCACTTGGATTACGGGTTAAAGGCTTGCTAGCAGAGCCTAAGGCAGAAGGTACATACGATGGGTTTTTATATTTACGTGGAGGAATGCAAAGCATCGGCATGGTGA
The genomic region above belongs to Lysinibacillus sp. FSL W8-0992 and contains:
- a CDS encoding transposase; the encoded protein is MDRQRVYFSLAQKTYYTNPYEGQWNFELNVDRQALDVFEKIFQQMQLLEIANGWRAQLPYLQYHLDRENDELDLRLKKIYALIHEYGDDDTKEFVEQLPYFNKRV
- a CDS encoding L-lactate permease → MIKVVLALLPLISILFMIFILKKSSIFTGTVACILTTVIAISPVFHTSVVLLPKPFIKSFLTTVPVIYILFFGILLFHLMEKSGAIQKIATAIATSTDDKTYQVLLLALGLSPLIESVSGFGLAVIVIAPILIALKFNAIQSSLIALISLCIIPWGTLAMGTMIGASLGNIPLEDLGVGSALLCIPIYIYFAFLVTYIGVGKKAMKKKQLQILWIGLLLGLSVWICNRFISVELAGLVGSLTVIITIFMMITLHNRSNQHRSNALLKNISPYLLLIVLLFISRTIPPIKDFLTHLFTVTIKSYHFQLSFLYSPGFFLFIVCLFTCILFRLNSASIIDSIKLTINKCYPVLLTTFLYIVVSEMMSEAKMIQLLSLTAAHSFGSLFIFITPLIGATGGFLTGSNTASNTMFIRLQTETAIQIGASPTLLACIQNVSSSLMTMVNPSRVALSCSVCNITTLENNIQIKMAIVSIGTLAIIFIEIIFQLLFLK
- a CDS encoding helix-turn-helix domain-containing protein, whose product is MGFGKQVNAIRKKNKMTLQELSVVSNVSASMLSQIEREEKNPTIQIACQIAEALNTTLSALLDQQEKRDIVVIRKDERPIYVDEKSGFQRHLLSPSVPSRGIEFVLNIIPANKESGIFPAHKSGVKEYIFVKSGKLRVELGRGTFYEELAAGDSFFFEADTEHRFINITNEECHYFLVIDSSQYMK
- a CDS encoding NUDIX domain-containing protein; protein product: MFSFTDLNGFQVDLSFTRGEFEVEPKHVLIFLKHKNKWLCTIHKRRGVEVPGGKVEPGETLEQAAVREVFEETGVHVKNLRWFAEYAVHGELLFCKTVFTAQFVSQEKVEFDLETSGMVWLTDEEFVSHQNLSFHMKDEGMQKMLEELKRYDDQW